In the Alligator mississippiensis isolate rAllMis1 chromosome 7, rAllMis1, whole genome shotgun sequence genome, one interval contains:
- the LOC132251594 gene encoding olfactory receptor 6F1-like, translated as MAGPKQGNQTYVTEFVFLGFGELHDLQTLLFPLFLVIYILTLVGNIVILALVVTEHRLHTPMYFFLGNLSFLEICYTSTILPRMLASLLNKENGISLSGCFFQFYAFGSFACSECYLLSAMSYDRFLAICKPLHYGGLMNNKFCIQLAAWTWVSGFVANAFTSFLASQLTFCGSNKIDHFFCDYTPLLVLSCSDTHTTETVMSIIATVCTVPPFLLTVTSYICIIATILKIPSTTGRKKAFSTCSSHLVVVTIFYGALMTVYLLPKNDVLKDVNKLLSIFYTVLTPLLNPLIYSLRNKDFRAALSNSVSKRVPLLRIQRIQTLF; from the coding sequence ATGGCAGGCCCcaaacaaggaaaccaaacatatGTCACAGAATTTGTCTTCCTGGGATTTGGTGAACTCCATGACCTCCAGACCCTTCTCTTCCCACTCTTCCTCGTGATCTACATTTTGACCTTGGTAGGAAACATTGTCATTCTTGCCCTAGTTGTCACTGAGCACCgccttcacacccccatgtacttcttcctggggaaTTTATCCTTCTTGGAGATCTGCTACACCTCTACCATCCTGCCCAGGATGTTGGCTAGTTTGCTTAACAAAGAAAATGGGATTTCATTAAGTGGTTGCTTCTTTCAGTTTTATGCTTTCGGTTCCTTTGCATGTTCCGAGTGTTATCTCTTATCTGCCATGTCCTATGATCGGTTCTTAGCAATatgcaaaccactgcattatggAGGCTTGATGAACAACAAGTTCTGTATCCAGCTAGCAGCATGGACTTGGGTAAGTGGATTTGTGGCGAATGCTTTTACATCATTCTTGGCATCACAGCTGACTTTCTGTGGGTCCAACAAAATtgaccatttcttctgtgattaCACACCATTGCTAGTGCTGTCCTGCAGTGACACCCACACAACAGAAACAGTTATGTCCATCATTGCCACTGTGTGCACGGTGCCTCCCTTTCTGCTCACCGTGACATCCTATATTTGTATCATTGCCACCATCCTGAAAATCCCTTCTACCACCGGGAGGAAAAAAGCTTTTTCTACCTGCTCCTCACACCTTGTTGTGGTTACAATATTCTATGGGGCTTTGATGACTGTCTATCTGTTACCTAAAAATGATGTATTAAAAGATGTAAACAAGTTGCTCTCTATTTTTTACACTGTCTTGACCCCTTTGTTAAATCCCCTTATATACAGCCTGAGAAATAAGGATTTTAGGGCAGCCCTGAGTAACTCAGTCAGTAAACGTGTGCCTTTACTGAGAATTCAAAGAATCCAAACTCTTTTTTAA
- the LOC132251487 gene encoding olfactory receptor 9G4-like, which translates to MEKEGNNQTLITEFILLGFGNVQQYRILLFLLFLVIYIVTVAGNVLIIVLVATDQHLHTPMYFFLGNLSCLETFYISTILPRMLASFLSEDKTISVRGCIAQFYIFDCLAAIECYLLAVMSYDRYLAICKPLLYPMLMNSRVCRWLAAGSWIGGILLASTIMYFTAQLTFCGSNVIDHFFCDLTPILERSCSDTSVITLVSSVVSFFVEISPFLLTMTSYICIIVAILRIPSTSGRKKAFSTCSSHLVVVTVFYGTLTFVYLSPKNSSVGDLNKVFSVFYTVLTPLVNPLIYSLRNREVKEALRKAVSKLCPSQGDIG; encoded by the coding sequence ATGGAGAAAGAAGGGAACAATCAAACATTAATCACAGAATTCATCCTCCTGGGATTTGGGAATGTCCAGCAATATCGCATACTTCTCTTCCTGCTATTTCTAGTGATCTATATTGTAACAGTGGCTGGGAACGTGCTCATCATTGTTCTGGTTGCTACTGATCAGCaccttcacactcccatgtacttcttcctggggaaCTTGTCCTGCTTGGAGACCTTCTACATCTCCACCatcctgcccaggatgctggccagcttCCTCAGTGAGGACAAGACCATTTCGGTTAGGGGCTGCATTGCACAGTTCTATATATTTGATTGTCTGGCAGCCATAGAATGCTATCTCTTAGCTGTGATGTCTTATGATCGGTATTTAGCAATATGCAAACCCCTGCTCTATCCAATGCTTATGAATAGCAGGGTTTGTCGCTGGCTAGCAGCTGGGTCATGGATAGGAGGAATCCTGCTTGCTTCAACCATCATGTATTTTACAGCACAGCTAACTTTCTGTGGATCGAATGTCATTGATCACTTCTTTTGTGATCTCACCCCAATACTAGAGCGCTCCTGCAGTGACACCAGTGTGATCACTTTGGTGAGTTCTGTTGTGTCTTTTTTTGTAGAGATTTCCCCGTTCCTGTTAACCATGACCTCCTACATTTGCATTATAGTTGCCATCCTGAGAATCCCTTCCACCAGTGGGAGGAAAAAGGCGTTTTCCACCTGTTCATCTCACCTCGTTGTGGTGACAGTATTCTATGGCACCCTCACATTTGTCTATCTGTCACCAAAAAACAGCTCAGTAGGGGACCTGAACAAAGTGTTCTCTGTCTTTTATACAGTCCTCACTCCCTTGGTTAACCCCCTTATCTACAGCCTTAGGAACAGAGAGGTCAAAGAAGCCCTGAGAAAAGCAGTCAGCAAACTATGTCCCTCACAAGGGGACATAGGATAA